The uncultured Pseudodesulfovibrio sp. genome includes a region encoding these proteins:
- a CDS encoding VTT domain-containing protein — protein sequence MTSDKQNSNLNFKSLAKGLVMLAVLGGAVYVSRALGLGDMLSDTKWFNDHVLGSGPLSVIIFLAVSTVFTAVGLPRQLIGFLGGFAFGVFGGTVLSTVGSGLGCALAALYGRLGGRDLVERKLGKRVHKVNRFLQHEPFNTALAIRLFPLGSNLIVNLAAGVSSIPLMPFVLGSTLGYIPQNFIFALFGAGMNRESTTGVVLSVGMSIALFVVSGWLGMRVYRGYRKQAGMQDDADD from the coding sequence ATGACCTCGGATAAGCAGAACTCCAACCTGAATTTCAAGTCTCTGGCCAAGGGGCTGGTCATGCTGGCCGTGCTCGGCGGGGCGGTGTACGTCTCTCGGGCCCTGGGCCTGGGCGACATGCTTTCCGACACGAAGTGGTTCAACGACCATGTCCTCGGAAGCGGGCCGCTGTCCGTGATCATCTTTCTGGCCGTCAGCACGGTGTTTACCGCCGTGGGATTGCCCCGCCAGCTCATAGGCTTTCTCGGCGGCTTTGCCTTCGGCGTGTTCGGCGGCACGGTGCTGTCCACGGTGGGGTCGGGCCTGGGCTGCGCCCTGGCCGCCTTGTACGGGCGTCTTGGAGGGCGCGATCTGGTGGAGCGCAAGCTCGGCAAGCGGGTGCACAAGGTCAACCGTTTCCTCCAGCATGAACCGTTCAACACGGCCCTTGCCATCCGGCTCTTCCCTCTGGGGTCCAACCTGATCGTCAACCTGGCCGCCGGAGTCAGCTCCATCCCGCTGATGCCCTTTGTGCTCGGCTCGACTCTGGGCTACATTCCGCAGAATTTCATTTTCGCCCTGTTCGGCGCGGGCATGAACCGCGAATCGACCACGGGTGTTGTTCTGTCCGTGGGCATGAGCATCGCGCTGTTCGTGGTCTCTGGGTGGCTGGGAATGCGGGTCTACCGGGGCTACAGAAAACAGGCCGGAATGCAGGATGACGCGGACGATTAG
- a CDS encoding anion permease: MKTLLKFSPVIVAILMALLPTPQGLTPQAWYFLSIFVGVVVGLIIEPVPAALVGLFGVALVAVLGLIDPSPTANRNWALSGFSNGVIWLIFSAFMFALGYQKTGLGKRISLLLIRFLGKSTLGLGYAIAISDAILAPFMPSNTARSAGTIYPIASNIPPMFNSTPDNEPRKMGAYLHWVGISATCVTSSMFLTALAPNLLAVDMIQKSVGISIGWGDWAKIMIPAMLPLFILTPWLGYVLYPPTLKHSPEAPAWAAEELRKMGSVSTKELMMLGYAVLALIFWIFGKQLHVNSTVAAVFVLSLMVLTNIITWEDVITNKGAWNVLVWFATLVAMAAGLKKTGVLDWVGNMISTNLTGMAPASVVVLLVVLFFVLHYFFASTTAHTTALLPLFMATAAPVLPPEMLPKVALMLAGSLGLMGIITPYATGPSPIWYGAGFISQARWWALGGIFGLLYLLAMIGVTAFYV, from the coding sequence ATGAAGACTCTCCTCAAGTTCTCCCCGGTCATCGTGGCCATTCTCATGGCCCTTCTGCCGACACCCCAAGGGCTAACCCCGCAGGCGTGGTATTTCCTTTCGATCTTTGTCGGAGTGGTTGTCGGGCTCATCATCGAGCCGGTTCCGGCCGCCCTGGTCGGCCTGTTCGGCGTGGCCCTGGTGGCCGTGCTCGGGCTTATCGACCCCAGCCCCACCGCAAACCGCAACTGGGCCTTGTCCGGTTTCTCCAACGGCGTCATCTGGCTCATCTTCTCGGCCTTCATGTTCGCCCTGGGATATCAGAAGACGGGCCTGGGCAAGCGAATCAGCCTGCTGCTCATCCGCTTCCTGGGCAAGTCCACTCTCGGGCTGGGATACGCCATCGCCATTTCCGACGCCATCCTTGCCCCGTTCATGCCGTCCAACACCGCCCGCAGCGCAGGCACCATCTACCCCATCGCCAGCAACATACCGCCGATGTTCAACTCCACCCCGGACAATGAACCGCGCAAGATGGGCGCGTACCTGCACTGGGTGGGCATCAGCGCCACCTGCGTGACCAGCTCCATGTTCCTGACCGCGCTGGCCCCGAACCTGCTGGCCGTGGACATGATCCAGAAGAGCGTGGGCATCTCCATCGGCTGGGGCGACTGGGCCAAGATCATGATTCCGGCCATGCTGCCCCTGTTCATCCTGACCCCGTGGCTGGGTTACGTGCTTTATCCGCCGACGCTGAAGCACTCGCCCGAGGCCCCCGCCTGGGCCGCCGAGGAGCTGCGCAAGATGGGCTCCGTCAGCACCAAGGAACTGATGATGCTCGGCTACGCTGTCCTGGCTTTGATATTCTGGATATTCGGCAAGCAGCTGCACGTAAACTCCACCGTGGCCGCCGTCTTCGTTCTTTCCCTGATGGTCCTGACCAATATCATCACCTGGGAAGACGTCATCACCAACAAGGGCGCCTGGAACGTCCTGGTCTGGTTCGCCACCCTGGTGGCCATGGCTGCCGGGCTGAAGAAGACCGGGGTGCTCGACTGGGTGGGCAACATGATCTCCACCAACCTGACCGGCATGGCTCCGGCATCCGTGGTGGTCCTGCTCGTCGTCCTCTTCTTCGTGCTCCACTACTTCTTTGCCAGCACCACGGCGCACACCACGGCCCTGCTGCCCCTGTTCATGGCCACGGCCGCTCCGGTGCTCCCGCCCGAGATGCTGCCCAAGGTCGCCCTGATGCTGGCCGGCTCCCTGGGCCTCATGGGCATCATCACGCCCTATGCCACGGGCCCCTCGCCCATCTGGTACGGAGCCGGCTTCATCAGCCAGGCGCGTTGGTGGGCCCTGGGCGGTATCTTCGGCCTGCTCTATCTCCTGGCCATGATCGGCGTCACGGCCTTCTACGTCTAA
- the thiF gene encoding sulfur carrier protein ThiS adenylyltransferase ThiF — protein sequence MNKVEEGIAAHIGEENLARLQSIKIGIAGCGGLGSNCAMHLVRSGFTRFVLVDFDRVEFSNLNRQAFFNEQVGQYKAEALAANMRAVNPDVDLDIYVERVDVARVKKLFGECDAVVEAFDRAAAKKRLVEALLPLGRLVVSASGIGGCGDGDALATRKVRDNFYLIGDGVTECSLETPPLSPRVGIAAAKQADVILAHFLGTMNGGENA from the coding sequence GTGAACAAAGTGGAAGAAGGGATAGCCGCCCATATCGGCGAGGAAAACCTGGCTCGGTTGCAATCCATCAAGATCGGTATCGCCGGTTGCGGCGGGTTGGGGTCGAACTGCGCCATGCACCTGGTGCGCAGCGGGTTCACCCGTTTTGTGCTGGTGGACTTTGATCGTGTGGAGTTTTCCAATCTGAATCGTCAGGCGTTTTTCAACGAGCAGGTGGGTCAGTACAAGGCCGAGGCCCTGGCCGCCAACATGCGCGCCGTGAACCCGGACGTGGATTTGGACATCTACGTTGAGCGGGTGGACGTGGCTCGGGTGAAAAAGCTCTTCGGCGAATGTGACGCCGTGGTCGAGGCCTTTGATCGGGCCGCAGCCAAAAAAAGGCTTGTCGAGGCGCTGTTGCCTCTGGGCAGGCTGGTGGTATCGGCCTCGGGCATCGGCGGATGCGGCGACGGCGACGCACTGGCCACACGCAAGGTTCGCGACAACTTCTATCTCATCGGCGACGGCGTGACCGAATGCTCCCTGGAAACGCCGCCCCTGTCGCCGAGGGTGGGGATCGCCGCCGCCAAGCAGGCGGATGTCATCCTGGCTCATTTTCTCGGGACCATGAACGGCGGGGAGAACGCATGA
- a CDS encoding UDP-glucuronic acid decarboxylase family protein, which produces MMKKRVLVTGGSGFLGSHLCEQLLDMGREVICVDNFFTGSKSNILHLLDNPFFEVIRHDVTFPLYVEVDEIYNLACPASPIHYQHDPVQTTKTSVHGAINMLGLAKRLKARILQASTSEVYGDPEVHPQTEDYWGNVNPIGLRSCYDEGKRCAETLFFDYHRQHNLAIKVCRIFNTYGPRMAMHDGRVVSNFVVQALKGKDITVYGNGEQTRSFCYVDDLVDGMIRFMENTDDDFIGPMNLGNPVEFTIRELAEAVIDQTGCGSKIITKPLPSDDPMQRKPDISLAREKMGWEPKTDLRAGLAKTIEYFENMLQTL; this is translated from the coding sequence ATGATGAAAAAACGCGTACTCGTTACCGGCGGCTCGGGCTTCCTCGGATCGCACTTGTGCGAACAGCTCCTGGACATGGGCCGGGAGGTCATATGCGTGGACAACTTCTTCACCGGAAGCAAGTCCAACATATTGCACCTGCTGGACAATCCTTTTTTCGAGGTCATCCGTCACGACGTAACCTTCCCCCTGTACGTGGAGGTAGACGAAATCTACAATCTCGCCTGCCCTGCATCGCCCATTCACTACCAGCACGACCCGGTGCAGACCACCAAGACCTCGGTGCACGGCGCCATCAACATGCTCGGCCTGGCCAAACGGCTCAAGGCGAGGATACTCCAGGCCTCCACCTCCGAAGTATACGGCGACCCCGAAGTCCATCCCCAGACAGAGGACTACTGGGGCAACGTCAACCCCATCGGCCTGCGCTCCTGCTACGACGAGGGCAAGCGATGCGCCGAAACCCTGTTTTTCGACTATCATCGCCAGCACAACCTGGCCATCAAGGTCTGCCGCATCTTCAATACCTACGGTCCCAGAATGGCCATGCACGACGGCCGGGTGGTCTCCAACTTCGTGGTCCAGGCCCTCAAGGGCAAGGACATCACGGTCTACGGCAACGGGGAGCAGACGCGCAGCTTCTGTTACGTGGATGACCTGGTGGACGGCATGATCCGGTTCATGGAGAATACGGACGACGATTTCATCGGCCCCATGAATCTGGGCAACCCGGTGGAATTCACCATCCGTGAACTCGCCGAAGCGGTCATCGATCAGACCGGCTGCGGCTCGAAAATCATCACCAAGCCCCTGCCCTCGGACGACCCCATGCAGCGCAAGCCCGATATATCCCTTGCCCGCGAAAAAATGGGCTGGGAACCGAAGACCGACCTGCGTGCCGGGCTGGCCAAAACCATCGAGTACTTTGAGAATATGCTCCAGACCCTGTAA
- a CDS encoding DUF4079 family protein, which translates to MKTYTNHPLTIKSKLLSGILAPLIFCWIMGGAPAIAAEPAPQIKPCTACHSVERICLNVDRGSAFWTDTVKRMAANGAHVGPEQAPALVALLANPDHAMVREILNCPVQGSTEAQTVNVPMVLILAHPALMTLTLLLALWVAWQGLNRARFTLLKQKVAFNWKGHTRYGLIVMGLWLAGAVGGSIVTDMLQGIPDTYGLHGGTASLMLVLIVFGGLSGLYMDRKKAKRTILPILHGGANLLLLLMALSQFVTGVGILLRMATP; encoded by the coding sequence ATGAAAACCTATACCAACCATCCTCTGACGATTAAATCCAAGCTGCTTTCAGGCATTCTCGCACCGCTGATCTTTTGCTGGATCATGGGGGGAGCTCCGGCCATCGCAGCCGAGCCTGCTCCGCAGATCAAACCCTGCACAGCATGTCATTCGGTGGAACGTATCTGTCTCAACGTGGACAGGGGGAGTGCTTTCTGGACCGATACGGTCAAACGGATGGCCGCTAACGGCGCTCACGTGGGGCCGGAGCAGGCTCCGGCTCTGGTCGCGCTGCTGGCAAACCCGGACCACGCCATGGTCCGCGAAATACTGAACTGTCCCGTCCAGGGCAGCACCGAGGCCCAGACCGTCAACGTCCCCATGGTTCTCATCCTGGCCCACCCCGCGCTCATGACCCTGACGCTGCTTCTGGCCTTGTGGGTGGCCTGGCAGGGCCTGAATCGCGCCCGATTCACCCTGCTTAAACAAAAGGTCGCCTTCAACTGGAAGGGACACACCCGATACGGGTTGATCGTCATGGGACTGTGGCTCGCCGGAGCCGTGGGCGGCTCCATCGTCACCGACATGCTCCAGGGCATCCCCGACACCTACGGGCTCCATGGAGGCACAGCTTCGCTTATGCTCGTGCTTATCGTCTTCGGCGGTTTATCCGGGCTCTATATGGACCGCAAAAAAGCCAAACGCACCATCCTCCCCATCCTGCACGGCGGGGCCAACCTGTTGCTGCTCCTGATGGCGTTGAGCCAGTTCGTCACGGGGGTCGGCATTCTCTTACGCATGGCCACGCCCTAA
- a CDS encoding glycosyltransferase family 2 protein, producing the protein MSNAEKFSVVLPVYNEQDNLQTLFAEIRAAADSTGRPWEAVFVDDCSTDRSLSIIRELAEAHPEVRYVAFAENRGQSAAFCAGFDAVESDIVVTMDADLQNDPSDIPDMLAAFGQDCEMVIGWRAKRKDTFIKRISSRIANKIRDSIVDDGVHDTGCSLKVMRTDLLRRIPRFKNMHRYFPILMKMEGARIHEVKVNHRERGAGVSKYGTLDRALAGIWDLIGVKWLITRYINYTVKEKR; encoded by the coding sequence ATGAGCAACGCAGAAAAGTTTTCCGTGGTCCTGCCCGTGTACAACGAGCAGGACAACCTGCAGACCCTGTTCGCCGAGATCAGGGCTGCGGCCGACTCCACTGGCCGCCCCTGGGAGGCCGTTTTCGTGGACGACTGCAGCACGGACCGAAGCCTGTCCATCATTCGCGAGCTGGCCGAAGCCCACCCCGAGGTGCGCTATGTGGCCTTTGCCGAGAACCGGGGCCAGTCCGCGGCCTTCTGCGCCGGATTCGACGCAGTGGAGTCGGACATCGTGGTCACCATGGACGCGGATCTGCAAAACGACCCGTCCGACATCCCGGACATGCTCGCCGCCTTCGGCCAGGACTGCGAGATGGTCATCGGCTGGCGCGCCAAGCGCAAGGACACCTTCATCAAGCGCATTTCGTCCAGAATCGCCAACAAGATCCGCGATTCCATCGTGGACGACGGCGTGCACGACACCGGTTGCTCCCTCAAGGTCATGCGCACGGATCTGCTCCGGCGCATCCCCCGGTTCAAGAACATGCACCGCTATTTCCCCATCCTGATGAAGATGGAGGGCGCGCGTATTCACGAGGTCAAGGTCAATCACCGCGAGCGCGGAGCGGGCGTGTCCAAGTACGGCACCCTGGACCGGGCCCTGGCGGGCATCTGGGACCTCATCGGGGTCAAATGGCTCATCACCCGGTATATCAATTACACCGTTAAAGAGAAGCGTTAG
- a CDS encoding glycosyltransferase family 4 protein: protein METAVKKARLAVTMPRLSRYGGAESFAWRLSEALAARGYAVDFICARCETDPPDGVEPVVLGRFGAFRMVKVLWFAYAADKACRKGRYDLVFGMGKTLNQDILRIGGGPISKFWELSRRAWPEGVARSFKMLRRRLSPGNWAIHLIDRIRMKRTPQIVCVSHLVREWLVEAHPSLNKDAIDVVYNRPDLQRFSPICCQERLRLRAASHIGEDQVVVATAATNFALKGIRHLVGMMALLPDNFVLHVAGGRNPAKYERMARDLGVADRVRFLGRVDDMPAFYRAADIFILATFYDACSNAVLEALACGCRALSSALNGSARFLPSHWVFPDPSDEEAMAAMVRRAAEEPRPGPFQWPEDVRSGLEPYIEMVEKTLAGK from the coding sequence ATGGAAACAGCGGTTAAAAAAGCGCGGCTGGCGGTGACCATGCCCAGGTTGAGCCGGTACGGCGGCGCGGAATCCTTTGCCTGGCGGTTGAGCGAGGCCTTGGCCGCACGCGGTTATGCGGTGGACTTTATCTGCGCTCGATGCGAGACCGACCCGCCTGACGGTGTCGAGCCTGTCGTGTTGGGCCGGTTCGGCGCGTTCCGCATGGTCAAGGTCCTGTGGTTCGCCTACGCTGCGGACAAGGCATGTCGGAAGGGCCGCTACGACCTGGTCTTCGGCATGGGTAAGACTTTGAACCAGGACATCCTGCGTATCGGCGGCGGCCCCATCTCCAAGTTCTGGGAGTTGTCCCGGCGCGCCTGGCCAGAAGGGGTCGCCCGTTCCTTCAAGATGCTGCGCAGACGACTGTCTCCCGGCAACTGGGCCATCCATCTCATCGATCGCATCCGCATGAAGCGCACCCCGCAGATTGTCTGCGTTTCCCATCTGGTTCGCGAATGGCTGGTGGAAGCGCACCCGTCTCTGAACAAGGACGCCATCGACGTGGTTTACAACCGCCCGGATCTGCAGCGGTTCTCGCCGATCTGTTGCCAGGAGCGGTTGCGCCTGCGGGCCGCGTCCCACATCGGAGAGGATCAGGTCGTGGTGGCCACTGCTGCCACGAACTTCGCCCTCAAGGGCATCCGTCATCTGGTTGGCATGATGGCCCTGCTGCCCGACAATTTCGTCCTGCATGTGGCGGGCGGGCGAAACCCCGCGAAGTACGAGCGCATGGCCCGCGACCTGGGCGTTGCCGACCGGGTCCGGTTCCTGGGCCGGGTGGATGACATGCCCGCCTTTTATCGCGCCGCCGACATCTTTATCCTGGCCACCTTTTACGACGCCTGTTCCAATGCCGTGCTCGAGGCTTTGGCCTGCGGGTGCAGGGCCTTGTCCAGCGCGTTGAACGGAAGCGCCCGTTTCCTGCCTTCGCATTGGGTCTTCCCCGATCCCTCTGACGAGGAAGCCATGGCCGCCATGGTCCGTCGTGCCGCCGAAGAGCCTCGGCCCGGACCTTTTCAGTGGCCTGAAGACGTACGGTCCGGGTTGGAACCATATATTGAAATGGTGGAAAAGACCCTGGCCGGAAAATAG
- a CDS encoding phosphatase PAP2 family protein — protein MFFATPTLDLQLFLLINQHWHSGLLDTIMPLFSSMAVLMGILAVAVATAVIKGGKKQLILFLVLLAGMGVSDFTTKLTKDEIHRVRPLNAVAGTRYVENGEWRSRPDNFVRTKENGTSYPSAHCANTMTLALLALLLWPGLKAWPLLIPLLSGYSRIYLGKHYPTDVLAGWLWGVIVAGAIWLLWRELSRRFPALRPD, from the coding sequence ATGTTTTTCGCCACCCCCACCCTGGACCTGCAGCTTTTTCTGCTCATCAACCAGCACTGGCACTCGGGCCTGCTGGATACGATCATGCCCCTGTTCTCGTCCATGGCCGTGCTCATGGGCATCCTGGCCGTTGCCGTGGCCACGGCCGTGATCAAAGGCGGCAAAAAACAGCTGATCCTTTTCCTTGTCCTGCTTGCTGGAATGGGAGTCTCGGACTTCACCACCAAACTGACCAAGGACGAAATTCATCGGGTCCGCCCGCTCAACGCCGTGGCCGGTACCCGCTACGTGGAGAATGGCGAGTGGCGCTCCCGTCCGGACAACTTTGTCAGGACCAAGGAAAACGGAACGTCCTACCCCTCGGCCCACTGCGCCAACACCATGACCCTGGCCCTGCTCGCTCTGCTCCTGTGGCCGGGGCTCAAGGCATGGCCGCTGCTGATACCGCTACTGTCGGGCTATTCCCGCATCTACCTGGGCAAGCACTATCCCACGGACGTCCTGGCCGGATGGCTTTGGGGCGTGATCGTGGCCGGAGCGATCTGGCTCCTGTGGCGGGAGCTTTCACGTCGTTTTCCCGCCCTTCGGCCGGATTGA
- the thiE gene encoding thiamine phosphate synthase — protein MTTFNRSNILDTDLYCLTAEKFSNGRSNVEVVRQMLDAGVKLVQYREKEKKAGAKLAECRAIRDLTREAGAAFIVNDDIDIAILVGADGVHVGQEDLPVECVRELVGPDMAIGLSTHSPEQARDAIQRGADYIGVGPIFRTYTKDDVVDPVGFEYLDYVVANHDIPFVAIGGIKEHNLGEVVRHGARCVALVTEIVGDANIAAKITALRNQMEAAKE, from the coding sequence ATGACCACCTTCAATCGCAGCAATATCCTGGATACCGATCTGTATTGCCTGACCGCCGAGAAATTCTCCAACGGGCGGTCCAATGTCGAGGTGGTTCGCCAGATGCTCGACGCGGGCGTGAAGCTGGTCCAGTATCGTGAAAAGGAGAAGAAGGCGGGCGCGAAACTCGCGGAGTGCCGCGCCATACGCGACCTGACCCGTGAAGCCGGTGCCGCCTTCATCGTCAACGACGACATCGACATCGCCATTCTGGTGGGCGCGGACGGCGTGCACGTGGGCCAGGAGGACCTGCCTGTGGAGTGCGTGCGCGAACTGGTCGGCCCGGACATGGCCATCGGCCTGTCCACCCACAGCCCGGAGCAGGCCCGCGACGCCATCCAGCGTGGTGCGGACTATATCGGCGTGGGGCCGATCTTCCGTACCTACACCAAGGACGACGTGGTCGACCCGGTGGGTTTTGAATATCTCGATTATGTGGTCGCCAACCACGATATCCCGTTCGTGGCCATCGGCGGCATCAAGGAACACAATCTCGGCGAGGTGGTCCGACACGGCGCGCGTTGCGTGGCTCTGGTCACCGAGATCGTCGGGGATGCGAATATCGCAGCAAAAATAACCGCCCTCCGCAATCAAATGGAAGCGGCGAAGGAGTAA
- a CDS encoding 2,3-butanediol dehydrogenase produces MSETMRAAVWHGREDVRVETVPVPPSPEAGWVKIKVEWCGICGSDLHEYVAGPIFIPVDAPHPLTGKQGSLILGHEFTGTVVEVGEGVTNVQVGDMVAPDACQHCGECVTCRAGRYNVCEKLAFTGLHNDGAFAKYVNVPAELCFVLPKGVSPEAGAVIEPLATGFKAVREAGSILGETVVVIGAGTIGLGTMMAAKAAGAGKIIVLEMSSARIAKAKECGADVILNPRECDAVAEVKAMTNGSGADVSFECVGNKFTGPLAVDVIRNAGRAIIVGIFEEASEFNFFSLSGTDKRVIGTLAYTLEDFIGVSALLASGALKAEPLITGRIDLEDIVDKGFLELINNKDENIKILVKLGE; encoded by the coding sequence ATGAGTGAGACAATGCGAGCCGCAGTTTGGCATGGCAGAGAGGATGTTCGTGTGGAGACCGTTCCCGTTCCCCCGTCTCCCGAGGCGGGCTGGGTCAAGATCAAGGTGGAGTGGTGCGGTATCTGCGGTTCCGACCTGCACGAGTATGTGGCCGGTCCCATCTTCATCCCGGTGGACGCTCCGCATCCGCTGACCGGGAAGCAGGGCAGCCTGATTCTGGGCCATGAGTTCACCGGCACGGTGGTCGAGGTCGGCGAGGGCGTGACCAATGTGCAGGTCGGCGACATGGTCGCCCCGGATGCCTGTCAGCATTGCGGCGAGTGCGTCACCTGCCGGGCCGGACGGTACAACGTCTGCGAGAAACTGGCCTTCACCGGCCTGCACAACGACGGCGCATTCGCCAAATACGTCAATGTCCCGGCCGAACTCTGCTTCGTGCTGCCCAAGGGCGTGTCCCCAGAGGCCGGGGCGGTCATCGAACCCCTGGCCACCGGGTTCAAGGCCGTGCGCGAGGCTGGATCCATCCTCGGGGAAACGGTCGTGGTCATCGGCGCGGGGACAATCGGCCTGGGGACCATGATGGCTGCCAAGGCCGCTGGCGCGGGCAAGATCATCGTTCTGGAAATGTCCTCCGCCCGGATTGCCAAGGCCAAGGAGTGCGGCGCGGACGTCATCCTCAACCCCCGCGAGTGCGACGCCGTGGCCGAAGTGAAGGCCATGACCAACGGCTCCGGGGCGGACGTATCCTTCGAGTGCGTGGGCAACAAGTTCACCGGGCCGCTGGCCGTGGACGTGATCCGCAACGCGGGCCGGGCCATTATTGTGGGTATCTTCGAGGAGGCCAGCGAGTTCAACTTCTTCAGTTTGAGCGGTACGGACAAGCGGGTCATCGGCACGCTGGCCTATACCCTGGAGGATTTCATAGGGGTATCGGCCCTGTTGGCCAGCGGCGCGCTCAAGGCTGAACCGCTGATCACGGGTCGCATCGATCTGGAAGACATCGTGGACAAGGGATTCCTGGAGCTGATCAACAACAAGGATGAAAACATCAAGATCCTCGTTAAACTGGGGGAATAG
- the thiC gene encoding phosphomethylpyrimidine synthase ThiC, translated as MSYTTQMDAARKGIVTPQMETVARKENIRIEDLMERMARGAVIIPANKNHKNLDAEAVGEGMRIKINVNLGISKDCCDVEPELDKVRAALEMKAEAIMDLSCYGKTQEFRQRLVEISPAMIGTVPIYDAVGFYDKNLQDITVDEFFKVVERHVMDGVDFLTIHAGLNKHTAEKVKTAKRMTNIVSRGGSLLFTWMEINNAENPFYEHFDRLLDICEEYDVTLSLGDGCRPGCLNDATDACQVEELITLGELTKRAWERNVQVMIEGPGHMAMNEIPGNMMMEKRLCHNAPFYVLGPLVTDVAPGYDHITAAIGGAIAGASGADFLCYVTPAEHLRLPTLEDMKEGIVATRIAAHAADIAKGYPGAVDWDNNMAKARAALDWDAQFALSMDPVKPTEYRKSSEPEHKDSCTMCGKMCAVRNMNRVLEGKDIQLDD; from the coding sequence ATGTCATACACCACCCAGATGGACGCCGCCCGCAAGGGCATCGTCACCCCCCAGATGGAGACCGTGGCCCGCAAGGAAAACATCCGCATCGAGGATCTCATGGAGCGGATGGCGCGGGGAGCCGTGATCATTCCGGCCAACAAGAACCACAAGAACCTGGATGCCGAGGCCGTGGGCGAGGGCATGCGCATCAAGATCAACGTCAACCTGGGCATTTCCAAGGATTGCTGCGACGTGGAGCCCGAGCTGGACAAGGTCCGGGCCGCCCTGGAGATGAAGGCCGAGGCCATCATGGACCTGTCCTGCTACGGCAAGACCCAGGAATTCCGCCAGAGACTGGTCGAGATATCCCCGGCCATGATCGGCACGGTGCCCATCTACGACGCGGTGGGTTTCTACGACAAGAACCTCCAGGACATCACCGTGGACGAGTTCTTCAAGGTGGTTGAGCGTCACGTCATGGACGGCGTTGACTTCCTGACCATTCACGCGGGCCTGAACAAGCACACCGCCGAAAAGGTCAAGACCGCGAAAAGAATGACCAACATCGTTTCGCGCGGCGGCTCCCTGCTGTTCACCTGGATGGAGATCAACAACGCCGAGAACCCGTTCTACGAGCACTTTGATCGCCTGCTGGACATCTGCGAAGAGTATGACGTGACCCTGAGCCTGGGTGACGGCTGCCGCCCCGGCTGCCTGAACGACGCCACCGACGCCTGTCAGGTGGAAGAGTTGATCACCCTGGGCGAGCTGACCAAGCGCGCCTGGGAACGCAACGTCCAGGTCATGATCGAGGGCCCCGGCCACATGGCCATGAACGAGATCCCCGGCAACATGATGATGGAAAAGCGGCTGTGCCACAACGCGCCGTTCTACGTCCTGGGACCGCTGGTCACGGACGTGGCTCCGGGCTACGACCACATTACCGCCGCCATCGGCGGGGCCATTGCCGGCGCGTCCGGCGCAGACTTCCTCTGCTACGTCACTCCGGCCGAGCACCTGCGCCTGCCCACCCTCGAGGACATGAAAGAGGGCATCGTGGCCACCCGTATCGCGGCCCATGCCGCCGACATCGCCAAGGGCTATCCCGGCGCGGTCGACTGGGACAACAATATGGCCAAGGCCCGCGCGGCCCTGGATTGGGACGCCCAGTTCGCCCTGTCCATGGATCCGGTCAAGCCCACGGAGTACCGCAAGTCCTCCGAGCCCGAACACAAGGATTCCTGCACCATGTGCGGTAAGATGTGCGCCGTGCGCAACATGAACCGCGTGCTCGAAGGCAAGGACATCCAGCTGGACGACTAG
- a CDS encoding lipid A biosynthesis domain-containing protein: protein MTLPDHWWLLALVVVFQGLYFVRIIVLRTLGKGVQPLARSAQAVLAVSGLAGLIYGFVQRDPLFFLGQGCLLVLYYRMQRERNDLG, encoded by the coding sequence ATGACCCTGCCTGACCACTGGTGGCTGCTCGCCCTGGTAGTGGTCTTTCAAGGGCTGTATTTCGTGCGGATCATTGTTTTACGAACGCTCGGGAAAGGGGTACAACCCTTGGCGCGTTCGGCACAGGCCGTCCTGGCTGTTTCAGGGCTGGCCGGACTGATCTACGGGTTCGTCCAGCGCGACCCGCTGTTCTTTCTGGGACAGGGCTGTTTGCTGGTCCTCTATTATCGTATGCAACGTGAGCGAAATGACCTCGGATAA